In Amycolatopsis methanolica 239, a single genomic region encodes these proteins:
- a CDS encoding tannase/feruloyl esterase family alpha/beta hydrolase gives MRTSRWTAVPAALVLLATGFPVATAAPSSTPVCAPLAGMQIPASVMSLPTSGGHVTSAADTTSVVSGETVEYCRVDADIFPVDPAAPAIKMRVALPAGWNRKAIMFGGGGYNGTIPDLTANVPFGPADQPAPLARRYVTFASDSGHQQGPAAPPSLDGSFGVNDEALRNFAAGDALKKTHDATRYLIRQAYRTKPAEVYFAGGSTGGREALIVAQRWPEAFDGVISAYPAWNNLAEVLYLGHLTQILSRPGAFPGPDKQTLLYTSVIAECDGLDGVADGVVSNPGGCHFDPRTLRCPDGADTGATCLSDAQIAAVTAMSTRLEWPYRIASGETGYPGFPFLSGADMRTPFLGFGTAAPANPMPLTSGYGMQYWDQWVKYFLTRDPGHDPLAVDPRDPGPWLDRISRLSEIQDRNDVDLRRFAARGGKLILLHGAADELVSDRSTSDYYRRVRAELGPRTTDGFLRYYVVPGANHANAGAPAFAAGWDSLSTLERWVEKGQSPVDPVVTDTRHQRTRPLCEYPEWPRYRAGDPDRASSFACTP, from the coding sequence ATGCGGACCTCGCGTTGGACCGCCGTGCCCGCGGCCCTCGTGCTGCTGGCGACCGGATTTCCCGTGGCAACCGCCGCCCCGTCGTCGACGCCGGTGTGCGCGCCGCTGGCGGGAATGCAGATTCCGGCCTCGGTGATGAGCCTGCCGACCTCCGGCGGGCACGTCACGTCCGCGGCGGACACGACCAGCGTGGTCAGCGGCGAGACGGTCGAGTACTGCCGGGTCGACGCCGACATCTTCCCCGTCGACCCCGCCGCACCCGCCATCAAGATGCGCGTGGCCCTGCCCGCCGGCTGGAACCGCAAGGCGATCATGTTCGGCGGTGGCGGCTACAACGGCACCATCCCGGACCTGACGGCGAACGTGCCGTTCGGCCCCGCCGACCAGCCCGCGCCACTGGCCCGGCGGTACGTCACGTTCGCCAGCGACTCCGGCCACCAGCAGGGCCCGGCCGCGCCGCCGTCGCTGGACGGGTCGTTCGGCGTGAACGACGAGGCGCTGCGCAACTTCGCCGCCGGTGACGCGCTCAAGAAGACCCACGACGCGACCCGGTACCTCATCCGGCAGGCCTACCGCACGAAGCCCGCCGAGGTCTACTTCGCCGGAGGTTCGACCGGCGGCCGCGAGGCGCTCATCGTCGCGCAACGGTGGCCGGAGGCCTTCGACGGCGTGATTTCGGCTTATCCCGCCTGGAACAACCTCGCCGAGGTCCTGTACCTGGGGCACCTGACGCAGATCCTGTCCCGGCCCGGCGCGTTCCCCGGGCCGGACAAGCAGACGCTCCTCTACACCAGCGTCATCGCGGAGTGCGACGGCCTCGACGGCGTCGCGGACGGGGTCGTGTCCAACCCGGGCGGCTGTCACTTCGACCCGCGCACGCTGCGCTGCCCGGACGGCGCCGACACCGGGGCGACGTGCCTGTCGGATGCGCAGATCGCCGCCGTGACCGCCATGTCCACCCGGCTCGAGTGGCCGTACCGGATCGCCAGCGGCGAGACCGGCTACCCCGGTTTCCCGTTCCTCTCCGGCGCGGACATGCGCACCCCGTTCCTCGGGTTCGGCACCGCCGCACCGGCCAACCCGATGCCGCTGACCAGCGGCTACGGCATGCAGTACTGGGACCAGTGGGTCAAGTACTTCCTGACCCGCGACCCCGGCCACGACCCGCTCGCCGTGGATCCCCGCGACCCCGGGCCGTGGCTGGACCGGATCAGCAGGCTGTCGGAGATCCAGGACCGCAACGACGTGGACCTGCGCCGGTTCGCCGCTCGCGGCGGCAAGCTGATCCTGCTGCACGGCGCCGCGGACGAGCTGGTCTCCGACCGGTCGACGAGCGACTACTACCGGCGGGTGCGCGCGGAACTCGGCCCGCGGACCACGGACGGGTTCCTGCGTTACTACGTCGTGCCCGGAGCAAACCACGCGAACGCGGGCGCTCCGGCCTTCGCCGCGGGCTGGGACTCGCTGTCCACGCTGGAGCGCTGGGTCGAAAAAGGACAGTCACCGGTGGACCCGGTCGTCACCGACACGCGCCACCAGCGCACCCGTCCCCTGTGCGAGTACCCGGAATGGCCCAGGTACCGCGCCGGCGACCCGGACCGCGCGTCGAGCTTCGCCTGCACCCCCTGA
- a CDS encoding MFS transporter yields the protein MATPLAQPDGQSGRLSTGGPAVPRRSFRKLLAVGLIGSSIEWYDFFLYGTAAALVFPKVFFPHSSALTGTLLAFSTFWAGFVARPIGGVLAGHLGDKYGRKPVVVTCLALMGAATFLIGCLPSAASIGALAPTLLVVLRFVQGLAAGGQWGGIVLLLTESAGAKRRGFAGTFGQTSVPVAVIISNLIFVAASSLMPDSAFLSWGWRIPFLVSVVMFVVVLYIQTKVEDTPEFRELQRRASRPEKAVVRAPLAQVVRTKWGTILLGCGILSATNSLFYVSISGLLSYGTGSLGLERNPLLAVVLGSSVAMLVTIPWSGHLSDKVGRRPLILIGGLGVAVWAFPYFWLVDSASLPLIFVAVVVGFVFQCLTYGPIASFLGELFAPNVRYSGASLAYQLSAIIVSGGTPFLMTALIAQTGSTLPVAAYIALMGLITFVSAWFLPETNPAQVREDPHAVPGAHLYR from the coding sequence ATGGCAACTCCGCTCGCGCAACCAGACGGACAGTCCGGCCGGCTGAGCACCGGCGGGCCCGCGGTCCCGCGCCGGTCCTTCCGCAAACTCCTGGCGGTGGGGCTCATCGGCAGCTCCATCGAGTGGTACGACTTCTTCCTCTACGGCACCGCGGCAGCGCTGGTGTTCCCCAAGGTGTTCTTCCCGCACTCCTCGGCGCTGACCGGCACCCTGCTCGCCTTCAGCACCTTCTGGGCCGGCTTCGTGGCCCGCCCCATCGGCGGGGTGCTCGCCGGGCACCTCGGCGACAAGTACGGGCGCAAGCCGGTGGTGGTCACCTGCCTGGCGCTGATGGGGGCGGCGACCTTCCTGATCGGCTGCCTGCCCAGCGCGGCGAGCATCGGCGCACTCGCCCCGACGCTGCTGGTCGTGCTGCGGTTCGTGCAGGGCCTGGCGGCAGGCGGCCAGTGGGGCGGCATCGTGCTGCTGCTCACCGAATCCGCCGGCGCGAAGCGGCGCGGCTTCGCGGGGACCTTCGGGCAGACCAGCGTGCCCGTCGCCGTAATCATCTCCAACCTGATCTTCGTGGCGGCCAGCAGCCTGATGCCGGACAGCGCTTTCCTCAGCTGGGGCTGGCGCATCCCCTTCCTGGTGAGCGTCGTGATGTTCGTGGTCGTCCTCTACATCCAGACCAAAGTGGAGGACACGCCGGAGTTCCGCGAGTTGCAGCGGCGGGCGTCGCGGCCGGAGAAGGCGGTGGTCCGGGCGCCGCTGGCGCAGGTGGTGCGCACCAAGTGGGGGACCATCCTGCTCGGCTGCGGGATCCTCTCGGCCACCAACAGCCTGTTCTACGTCAGCATTTCCGGCCTGCTGAGCTACGGCACCGGCTCGCTCGGGCTGGAGCGCAACCCGCTGCTCGCGGTCGTGCTGGGCAGTTCCGTGGCGATGCTGGTGACCATCCCGTGGTCCGGTCACCTCTCCGACAAGGTGGGGCGGCGGCCGCTGATCCTGATCGGCGGTCTGGGCGTCGCGGTCTGGGCGTTCCCGTACTTCTGGCTCGTCGACAGCGCGTCGCTGCCGCTGATCTTCGTCGCGGTGGTGGTGGGTTTCGTGTTCCAGTGCCTCACCTACGGCCCGATCGCGAGCTTCCTCGGCGAGCTGTTCGCGCCCAACGTCCGCTACTCCGGCGCGTCGCTGGCCTACCAGCTCTCCGCGATCATCGTCAGCGGTGGCACACCGTTCCTCATGACCGCGCTCATCGCGCAGACCGGGAGCACCCTGCCGGTCGCCGCCTACATCGCGCTGATGGGCCTGATCACCTTCGTCAGCGCGTGGTTCCTGCCCGAGACGAACCCCGCCCAGGTCCGCGAAGATCCGCACGCCGTGCCCGGCGCGCACCTCTACCGCTGA
- a CDS encoding helix-turn-helix domain-containing protein, with protein MASDPGGESHPLMRRQRELTSLYATAKSLTALGELDEVLRSIVRHAHDLIGTDFTYLSLVGADGRLSARASEGTISASFLAASIPADVGLGGKVLASRSPHWVRDYAAATSIAHDPDFDRVVGLEGLVALLGVPLVIRGEAVGALFAADRSVRSFQAEEIALLSAFADHAAVALDNARLYDASRTALQELRIAYRKIEEHVAVMERAQASHEALTGVVLEGGTPGDVVQLLADQLGGSVTLLDRAGVAVVRGDSAADPCRAPAGDDLAAAFRNAQRSGRCTTSVDDAGVAHSVASIRAGDSFLGALAWSRAAGGDRGVRDDMDVRTLERATHILGLLILKERAVAEASERLSGELLTELMVGSPGASAAQRTRARARNIDVDRLDLVLVADSATLSSTELSRHLHDIARDRAGLAGEHLGRAMMILPSADDDRTVEEVHRRLRRAAGAPVTVVGERAVNQDWARAFSLASRCSAVVRALGHTDLGATTARYALYAMVFDTERVRDLDRFVAGTIGPLLDYDQRRGTDLVGTLDAYYANRANVAATARALHLHVNTLLKRLDRAGELLGVDWRQEDNLELQLGLRLHRLRAVAPGPA; from the coding sequence GTGGCCAGCGACCCCGGGGGCGAGTCGCACCCGCTCATGCGCCGTCAGCGCGAACTCACGTCCCTGTACGCGACCGCCAAGTCCCTCACCGCGCTGGGCGAGCTCGACGAGGTGCTGCGCTCGATCGTCCGCCACGCCCACGACCTGATCGGCACGGACTTCACGTACCTGTCGCTGGTCGGCGCGGACGGGAGGTTGTCGGCCAGGGCGTCGGAGGGCACGATCTCCGCGTCGTTCCTGGCCGCGTCCATCCCCGCCGACGTGGGGCTCGGCGGCAAGGTCCTGGCGTCCCGGAGCCCGCACTGGGTGCGCGACTACGCCGCCGCCACGAGCATCGCCCACGATCCGGACTTCGACCGCGTGGTCGGCCTCGAGGGGCTCGTCGCGCTGCTCGGCGTGCCGCTGGTCATCCGGGGCGAGGCGGTGGGCGCCCTGTTCGCCGCGGACCGGTCCGTGCGGTCCTTCCAGGCGGAGGAGATCGCCCTGCTGAGCGCGTTCGCCGATCACGCCGCGGTCGCGCTGGACAACGCCCGGCTCTACGACGCCAGCCGGACAGCCCTGCAGGAGCTGCGGATCGCGTACCGGAAGATCGAGGAGCACGTGGCCGTCATGGAGCGGGCGCAGGCGAGCCACGAAGCGCTCACCGGTGTCGTGCTGGAGGGCGGGACGCCGGGCGATGTGGTGCAGCTCCTCGCCGATCAGCTGGGCGGCAGCGTCACGCTCCTCGACCGGGCCGGCGTCGCGGTCGTCCGCGGGGACTCGGCGGCGGACCCTTGCCGGGCTCCCGCCGGGGACGACCTCGCCGCGGCTTTCCGGAACGCGCAACGATCGGGCCGGTGCACCACGTCCGTCGACGACGCGGGGGTCGCCCACAGCGTGGCGTCGATCCGGGCCGGCGACAGTTTCCTCGGCGCACTGGCGTGGAGCCGGGCGGCGGGCGGCGACCGCGGTGTCCGGGACGACATGGACGTGCGGACCCTGGAGCGGGCCACCCACATCCTGGGGCTGCTCATCCTCAAGGAACGGGCCGTCGCCGAGGCGAGCGAGCGGCTGAGCGGGGAGCTGCTGACCGAGCTGATGGTCGGCAGCCCCGGGGCCTCCGCGGCCCAGCGCACCCGGGCCCGTGCCCGCAACATCGACGTCGACCGGCTGGACCTGGTCCTCGTCGCCGACTCCGCGACGCTGTCGTCCACCGAGCTGTCGCGGCACCTGCACGACATCGCCAGGGACCGCGCCGGACTGGCAGGTGAGCACCTCGGCCGGGCCATGATGATCCTGCCCAGCGCCGACGACGACCGGACCGTCGAGGAGGTCCACCGGCGCCTGCGCCGCGCGGCGGGCGCGCCGGTGACGGTCGTGGGGGAACGGGCGGTCAACCAGGACTGGGCTCGCGCCTTCTCACTGGCGAGCCGCTGCAGCGCCGTGGTGCGCGCGCTGGGGCACACGGACCTGGGCGCCACCACGGCGCGCTACGCCCTCTACGCCATGGTTTTCGACACCGAACGGGTCCGCGACCTCGACCGGTTCGTCGCGGGCACGATCGGCCCGCTGCTGGACTACGACCAGCGGCGCGGCACGGACCTCGTCGGCACGCTCGACGCGTATTACGCGAACCGCGCCAACGTCGCGGCGACCGCGCGGGCGTTGCACCTGCACGTCAACACCCTGCTGAAGCGGCTGGACCGCGCCGGCGAACTGCTCGGCGTCGACTGGCGCCAGGAGGACAACCTGGAGCTACAGCTCGGGTTGCGGTTGCACCGGTTACGGGCGGTCGCGCCCGGCCCGGCGTGA
- a CDS encoding IspD/TarI family cytidylyltransferase yields the protein MIDGMDRRAHAAAVVLASGSGTRVGADVNKVYLPLAGRRLVSWSLGAFARVPGIGVLVLVTRPQDHELVEWVLEREVDGAEVEVVHGGRSRQESELRALRHLAERIDSGAVDTVLLHDGARPLASPALIAGVLQAARRHGGAVPGLAADDIMAVADGGLANLPRGTAIRAQTPQAFHARPLLDAYEEAARQRFEGTDTSSVMERFSGLPIHWVAGEQENIKVTYAHDLVIAEQVLASANYRR from the coding sequence ATGATCGACGGGATGGATCGACGTGCTCACGCCGCCGCGGTCGTGCTGGCCAGCGGGTCCGGGACCCGGGTCGGGGCCGACGTCAACAAGGTCTACCTGCCACTGGCCGGACGGCGGCTGGTGTCCTGGTCGCTCGGCGCGTTCGCGCGGGTGCCCGGGATCGGCGTGCTCGTCCTGGTCACCCGGCCGCAGGACCACGAGCTCGTCGAGTGGGTGCTGGAGCGCGAGGTCGACGGCGCCGAGGTCGAGGTGGTGCACGGCGGCCGGAGCAGGCAGGAGTCCGAGCTGCGCGCGTTGCGGCACCTCGCCGAACGCATCGACAGCGGCGCGGTCGACACGGTGCTCCTGCACGACGGCGCCCGCCCGCTGGCCAGCCCGGCGCTGATCGCGGGAGTGCTGCAGGCGGCGCGGCGGCACGGCGGCGCGGTGCCCGGCCTCGCGGCCGACGACATCATGGCCGTCGCGGACGGCGGGCTGGCGAACCTGCCGCGTGGCACCGCGATCCGGGCCCAGACCCCGCAGGCGTTCCACGCCCGCCCGCTGCTGGACGCCTACGAAGAGGCCGCGCGGCAGCGGTTCGAGGGCACCGACACCTCGTCGGTGATGGAGCGCTTCTCCGGCCTGCCCATCCACTGGGTGGCCGGGGAGCAGGAGAACATCAAGGTCACCTACGCACACGACCTGGTGATCGCCGAACAGGTCCTGGCCTCGGCGAACTACCGGAGATGA
- a CDS encoding dihydrolipoamide acetyltransferase family protein, which translates to MQEAPLVMPKMSMTMTEGTLVTWHKSEGDEVRAGEVVCEVATDKVDMEVEAPADGTLARIVAQPDDVVAVGDPIAYLATAAEDLLAGLFDAPPPEAVPAPEPEPQPGPAAPAPVAAVPEPAPTAPTRIAAEREPVPAAPRRVGAEPAPAAPAPVAAEPAPAAPVPVAAVPEPVPVAPVRVAAVPAARRAAVERGIDLATITPTGPAATIRLADLPPLEVKPRRGPRAVIARRMSASAQVPQFVVYRDLEVPAGGDWTTVFLRALAGALRRHPELNAEWADGDVRRHDHVGVALAVDTGRGLLAPVLRDPDLDDGLADRVRDLVRRARAGKLTLAEMSGGTTTLSNLGGFGVDAFHALLSPPQATALAVGRVQEKVVPVPGGIGLSLRCTVGLTVDHRVGDGADAARLLASVQELLTL; encoded by the coding sequence ATGCAGGAAGCGCCGCTGGTCATGCCGAAGATGTCGATGACCATGACCGAGGGCACGCTGGTGACCTGGCACAAGTCCGAAGGGGACGAGGTCCGCGCGGGCGAGGTCGTGTGCGAGGTGGCCACCGACAAGGTCGACATGGAGGTCGAGGCGCCCGCCGACGGCACCCTCGCCCGGATCGTCGCGCAGCCGGACGACGTGGTGGCCGTCGGCGACCCGATCGCCTACCTCGCCACCGCGGCCGAGGACCTGCTGGCGGGCCTGTTCGACGCTCCCCCGCCGGAGGCTGTGCCGGCACCCGAGCCGGAGCCGCAACCGGGGCCCGCGGCACCAGCGCCGGTTGCGGCCGTGCCCGAGCCTGCGCCCACAGCACCGACGCGGATCGCGGCCGAACGCGAACCCGTGCCCGCGGCGCCGAGGCGAGTCGGGGCCGAACCCGCCCCCGCGGCGCCAGCGCCGGTTGCGGCCGAACCCGCGCCCGCGGCCCCGGTGCCGGTTGCGGCCGTGCCTGAGCCGGTGCCCGTGGCGCCAGTGCGGGTCGCCGCCGTGCCCGCCGCCCGGCGCGCCGCGGTCGAACGCGGCATCGACCTGGCCACCATCACCCCCACCGGTCCCGCCGCGACCATCCGGCTCGCCGACCTGCCGCCGCTGGAGGTGAAGCCGCGGCGCGGCCCGCGCGCGGTGATCGCCCGGCGGATGTCCGCCAGCGCGCAGGTCCCCCAGTTCGTCGTCTACCGCGACCTCGAAGTGCCGGCGGGCGGCGACTGGACCACGGTGTTCCTGCGCGCCCTCGCGGGAGCGTTGCGCCGGCACCCCGAGCTGAACGCCGAATGGGCCGACGGCGACGTGCGACGGCACGACCACGTCGGGGTCGCGCTCGCCGTGGACACCGGGCGCGGGCTGCTCGCCCCGGTGCTGCGCGACCCGGATCTGGACGACGGGCTGGCCGATCGCGTCCGCGATCTGGTCCGGCGCGCCCGCGCCGGGAAGCTCACGCTCGCCGAGATGTCCGGCGGCACCACCACGTTGTCCAACCTCGGCGGGTTCGGGGTGGACGCCTTCCACGCGCTGCTCAGCCCGCCGCAGGCGACGGCGCTGGCCGTCGGGCGGGTGCAGGAGAAAGTGGTCCCGGTGCCCGGCGGCATCGGCCTGTCCCTGCGGTGCACGGTCGGTCTCACGGTCGACCACCGGGTCGGCGACGGCGCCGACGCCGCCCGGTTGCTGGCCTCGGTGCAGGAGCTGCTGACGTTATGA
- a CDS encoding alpha-ketoacid dehydrogenase subunit beta — protein MTAAAEQTRTLTYAEAVREALAQAMTADERVFLLGEDVGTYGGAFGVTGDLVHRFGEERIRDTPISELGIVGAAVGAALAGMRPVVEIQFSDFTAQAMDQIVNQAAKIHFMLGGAATVPMVLRAPTGSGTGAAAQHSQSLEAWFAHVPGLKVVMPATPADAKTLLLAAIDDPNPVIVLEHKLLYKQSGPVPEAATPARLGEAAVRRTGADLTIVATGVMVSRALEAAEQLAADGIDVSVIDPRTLKPLDAQPIVDDVIRTGRALLVQEAPKTAGFMAEIAATIGESPAFGHLRAPIARLCGLDVPIPYAPQLERAAVPQAGDIVRAATDLVRRW, from the coding sequence ATGACCGCGGCGGCGGAACAAACCCGAACCCTCACCTACGCCGAGGCCGTGCGCGAGGCGCTGGCCCAGGCGATGACGGCCGACGAGCGGGTGTTCCTGCTCGGTGAGGACGTCGGCACCTACGGCGGCGCCTTCGGCGTCACCGGCGACCTCGTGCACCGCTTCGGCGAGGAACGGATCCGGGACACCCCGATCAGCGAGCTGGGCATCGTGGGCGCGGCGGTGGGGGCCGCGCTCGCCGGGATGCGGCCGGTGGTGGAGATCCAGTTCTCCGACTTCACCGCGCAGGCCATGGACCAGATCGTCAACCAGGCCGCGAAGATCCACTTCATGCTGGGCGGCGCGGCGACCGTGCCGATGGTGCTGCGCGCGCCCACCGGCTCCGGCACCGGCGCCGCCGCGCAGCACTCGCAGAGCCTGGAGGCGTGGTTCGCGCACGTGCCCGGGCTGAAGGTGGTCATGCCGGCCACCCCGGCCGACGCGAAAACCCTGCTGCTGGCGGCGATCGACGATCCGAACCCGGTGATCGTGCTGGAGCACAAGCTGCTCTACAAGCAGAGCGGCCCCGTGCCCGAGGCGGCCACGCCAGCCCGGCTGGGCGAGGCGGCCGTGCGCCGGACCGGCGCGGACCTGACCATCGTGGCGACCGGGGTGATGGTGTCGCGTGCGCTGGAGGCGGCGGAACAGCTGGCCGCGGACGGCATCGACGTGTCGGTGATCGACCCGCGCACGCTCAAACCGCTCGACGCGCAGCCGATCGTGGACGACGTGATCCGCACCGGGCGCGCGTTGCTGGTGCAGGAAGCGCCGAAGACGGCCGGGTTCATGGCCGAGATCGCCGCGACCATCGGCGAATCCCCCGCGTTCGGCCACCTGCGCGCGCCGATCGCCCGGCTGTGCGGGCTCGACGTGCCGATCCCGTACGCGCCGCAACTGGAGCGGGCCGCGGTGCCGCAGGCCGGCGACATCGTGCGGGCGGCCACGGACCTGGTGCGGAGGTGGTGA
- a CDS encoding thiamine pyrophosphate-dependent dehydrogenase E1 component subunit alpha, protein MDLIGDAGPAREALLTMWTIRRFEEAVDDLFARGLMHGTMHLSIGQEAVPVGACLALSEGDYITSTHRGHGHCIARGARLDEMMAELLAKETGYCRGRGGSMHIADVATGNLGANGIVAGGVPIAAGAGLAVRMRGGQEVVVSFFGDGAVNEGAWHEGVNLAAIWDLPVVFVCENNHYGMSMSVSRAFRVKQLSERATAYGIPGVTVDGNDPQAVHDAVADAVARARAGEGPTLVEATTYRWKGHSKSDKNLYRTREEIEQWRERDPIARFEQRVANTLGEQEIQACRNEARERVRAAIRAANAAPDASADSLTEAVYAK, encoded by the coding sequence ATGGATCTGATCGGCGACGCCGGACCGGCCCGCGAGGCGCTGCTCACCATGTGGACGATCCGGCGATTCGAAGAAGCGGTGGACGACCTGTTCGCGCGCGGGCTCATGCACGGCACCATGCACCTGTCGATCGGGCAGGAAGCGGTGCCGGTGGGCGCCTGCCTGGCACTGTCCGAAGGGGACTACATCACCTCCACCCACCGCGGCCACGGACACTGCATCGCCAGGGGCGCGCGGCTGGACGAGATGATGGCCGAGCTGCTGGCGAAGGAGACCGGCTACTGCCGCGGCCGGGGCGGGTCGATGCACATCGCCGACGTGGCGACCGGCAACCTCGGCGCGAACGGCATCGTCGCCGGCGGGGTGCCGATCGCGGCGGGCGCGGGGCTGGCGGTGCGGATGCGCGGCGGGCAGGAGGTCGTGGTCAGCTTCTTCGGCGACGGCGCGGTCAACGAGGGCGCCTGGCACGAAGGGGTCAACCTGGCCGCGATCTGGGACCTGCCGGTGGTGTTCGTGTGCGAGAACAACCACTACGGCATGTCCATGTCGGTCAGCCGCGCGTTCCGGGTGAAGCAGCTGTCCGAACGCGCCACCGCCTACGGCATTCCGGGCGTGACGGTGGACGGCAACGACCCGCAGGCGGTGCACGACGCGGTGGCCGACGCGGTGGCGCGCGCCCGCGCGGGCGAGGGCCCCACGCTGGTCGAGGCGACCACCTACCGCTGGAAGGGTCACTCCAAGAGCGACAAGAACCTCTACCGCACCCGCGAAGAGATCGAGCAGTGGCGCGAACGCGACCCAATCGCCCGGTTCGAGCAACGGGTCGCGAACACGCTGGGAGAGCAGGAAATCCAGGCCTGCCGGAACGAAGCCCGCGAGCGGGTGCGGGCGGCGATCCGCGCCGCCAACGCCGCGCCGGACGCCTCGGCGGACTCGCTGACCGAGGCGGTGTACGCGAAATGA
- a CDS encoding NAD(P)H-dependent oxidoreductase, with product MSYADRLRAREREVGRPVRIGLVGAGQMGLGFVVQAARIDGMEVAAIADIAPERGVLAFERAGRADVRTEGDLAAAVELGQAVVVDDALALTRLPVDVIVDASGVPEVGARVAFAGLLAGKDIALLNVECDVTVGLLLSKMAAGLGRVYSVCRGDEPVECKALVNYVRDIGFTVVCAGKGKNNPLDPAATPDSVAAEAAAKGMNPHMLASFVDGSKTMIEMAALANGADLKVSRRGMTGPYSTVDDLNRIFRPEADGGQLPEPGVVDYCTGPVAPGVFVVGHSDDPVVVAEMAYLGMGPGPYYTFYRPYHLASVEAPLSVAQAVLDRTPSLAPVAWNAEVLAVAKRDLAKGELVDGIGGGTVYGVTDSAQAARAGGHVPLGLVSGARVLRDVPAGTVLTAADVAVDETTTIASLRRLQDRLLQGEPVRDLVPA from the coding sequence ATGAGCTACGCCGATCGGCTGCGGGCCCGCGAACGCGAAGTGGGCCGCCCGGTCCGCATCGGACTGGTGGGCGCCGGCCAGATGGGGCTGGGTTTCGTCGTGCAGGCCGCCCGGATCGACGGCATGGAGGTCGCCGCGATCGCCGACATCGCCCCGGAGCGCGGGGTGCTGGCCTTCGAGCGGGCCGGGCGCGCGGACGTCCGGACCGAGGGTGACCTGGCGGCCGCGGTGGAACTGGGACAGGCGGTCGTGGTGGACGACGCGCTGGCGCTGACCCGCCTGCCGGTCGACGTGATCGTGGACGCCAGCGGCGTCCCCGAGGTCGGCGCCCGGGTCGCGTTCGCCGGATTGCTGGCGGGCAAGGACATCGCGCTGCTCAACGTGGAGTGCGACGTCACCGTCGGCCTGCTGCTGTCGAAGATGGCCGCCGGACTCGGCCGCGTCTACTCGGTGTGCCGCGGCGACGAACCCGTGGAGTGCAAGGCGCTCGTCAACTACGTCCGCGACATCGGTTTCACGGTCGTGTGCGCCGGGAAGGGCAAGAACAACCCGCTAGACCCGGCCGCCACGCCGGACTCGGTCGCGGCGGAGGCCGCCGCGAAGGGCATGAACCCGCACATGCTCGCCAGCTTCGTGGACGGCTCGAAGACCATGATCGAGATGGCCGCCCTCGCCAACGGCGCCGACCTGAAGGTGAGCCGCCGTGGCATGACCGGTCCGTACTCCACTGTGGACGATCTGAACCGGATCTTCCGTCCCGAGGCCGACGGCGGGCAGCTGCCGGAACCCGGCGTGGTCGACTACTGCACGGGGCCGGTCGCGCCGGGCGTGTTCGTCGTCGGCCACAGCGACGACCCGGTGGTCGTGGCGGAAATGGCCTACCTGGGCATGGGTCCCGGCCCGTACTACACCTTCTACCGGCCCTACCACCTGGCGAGCGTCGAAGCGCCGCTGTCCGTCGCTCAGGCCGTGCTCGACCGCACCCCCAGCCTCGCGCCCGTCGCGTGGAACGCCGAGGTGCTGGCGGTGGCGAAGCGGGACCTGGCGAAGGGCGAACTGGTCGACGGCATCGGCGGCGGGACCGTCTACGGCGTCACCGACTCCGCCCAGGCGGCCCGCGCGGGCGGCCACGTGCCGCTCGGCCTGGTCAGCGGCGCCCGCGTGCTGCGCGACGTGCCCGCCGGCACGGTGCTGACCGCCGCGGACGTCGCCGTCGACGAGACCACCACGATCGCGTCCCTGCGGCGCCTGCAGGACCGGCTCCTGCAGGGCGAGCCGGTGCGGGACCTGGTTCCGGCGTGA
- a CDS encoding transcriptional regulator GutM, which yields MTWQAAAILVAGFVVAGYFSYRQHLRYAGVVNQVAAEENRGGVLLVTGRAKGKLRGAVVLLVVDRRRNAVTRALAMEGASVFARFRERPELTGPLGTLTERAPSKAVAKAAADALTMVSRLTAGQRAAA from the coding sequence GTGACCTGGCAGGCCGCCGCGATCCTGGTCGCCGGGTTCGTGGTGGCCGGCTACTTCAGTTACCGGCAGCACCTGCGGTACGCGGGCGTGGTCAACCAGGTAGCGGCGGAGGAGAACCGCGGCGGCGTGCTGCTGGTGACCGGGCGGGCCAAGGGCAAGCTGCGGGGCGCGGTGGTGCTGCTGGTGGTCGACCGGCGGCGGAACGCCGTCACCAGGGCACTGGCGATGGAGGGCGCGTCGGTGTTCGCCCGATTCCGGGAACGCCCGGAGCTGACCGGGCCACTCGGCACGCTCACCGAACGGGCGCCGTCGAAGGCCGTGGCCAAGGCCGCCGCCGACGCGCTGACGATGGTGTCCCGCCTGACCGCGGGACAACGCGCGGCCGCCTGA